A DNA window from Gillisia sp. Hel1_33_143 contains the following coding sequences:
- a CDS encoding diadenylate cyclase, with amino-acid sequence MDFLNLRILDIVDIVFLAILLFYLYKLVKGTVAVNIFVGIVIIWVVWKITQLLQMELLSNVLGEFIGAGIFALIVVFQQEIRKFLLMIGSTNFTHRRKFLRSFRFVKDDTQIKTNLTAIVKACENMGKTFTGALIIIQKSTKLDFVKNSGDAMNITLNQPIIESIFFKNSPLHDGALVVEDNKITATRVILPVSNDRTIPLRFGLRHRAAVGITEKTDALALVVSEETGQISYLKDGEFVIFEDNEELINKLKEDLT; translated from the coding sequence TTGGATTTCTTAAACCTTCGTATTTTAGATATAGTAGATATTGTGTTTTTAGCAATACTGCTATTCTATCTATATAAACTCGTTAAAGGTACCGTTGCTGTAAACATTTTTGTGGGGATTGTGATCATCTGGGTAGTTTGGAAGATCACCCAACTGCTGCAAATGGAATTGCTGAGTAATGTACTGGGTGAATTTATAGGGGCAGGAATCTTTGCATTGATCGTAGTATTTCAGCAAGAAATAAGAAAATTCTTATTAATGATTGGTTCTACCAACTTTACCCACAGAAGAAAATTCTTAAGATCCTTCAGGTTCGTAAAAGATGATACACAAATAAAGACCAATTTAACCGCAATAGTAAAGGCTTGTGAAAACATGGGGAAAACCTTTACCGGAGCCCTCATCATTATTCAAAAGAGCACAAAACTAGATTTCGTAAAGAATTCTGGAGATGCCATGAACATTACATTAAACCAACCAATTATAGAATCTATTTTCTTCAAAAACTCCCCTTTACATGATGGTGCTTTAGTTGTTGAAGACAATAAAATTACCGCCACCAGAGTAATACTTCCGGTTTCTAATGATAGAACTATTCCTTTAAGATTCGGATTAAGACATAGGGCTGCAGTGGGAATTACTGAAAAGACCGATGCATTGGCTTTAGTAGTTAGCGAAGAAACAGGCCAGATATCTTATCTAAAAGATGGTGAATTCGTGATCTTTGAAGATAATGAGGAACTTATCAACAAGCTAAAAGAAGATCTTACTTAG
- a CDS encoding BT_3928 family protein, which yields MKVFVGITRIFVGILFMISGFIKLNDPIGFSFKLQEYFSAEVLNLEFLAPFALAIAVILVVFELVLGVMLIIGYLPKFTLWSLLLMILFFTFLTFYSAYFNKVTDCGCFGDALPLTPWQSFYKDAFLLVLILILFFNPKLITPILVPASHRWVIFLAFMLSFLFGYYVLMHLPLIDFRAYKIGNNIQEQLVLPQDAQKAEVEYRWKFIQNGEEVVIKNNGIYPQVKGEYLGVETKVIKEGDLPAIPYFKIEKNGKDRTYEFLAEEKLIMIVAYNLRNTETQGYKEIKLLTDSALRNGYTVIGLTASGKDKQEELIEKFDLGFEFYQSDETGLKAIVRSNPGILVLTKGTITQKKHWFDAAEIGL from the coding sequence ATGAAAGTATTTGTAGGAATTACACGAATCTTTGTTGGGATCTTATTTATGATCTCTGGTTTTATTAAACTTAATGACCCTATTGGTTTTTCATTTAAGCTTCAGGAATATTTTAGTGCGGAGGTATTAAATCTTGAATTTCTTGCTCCATTTGCATTAGCAATTGCTGTGATCTTGGTTGTTTTTGAATTGGTGCTAGGGGTGATGCTTATTATAGGATATTTACCAAAATTTACATTATGGAGCTTATTGCTCATGATACTTTTCTTCACTTTCCTAACATTCTATTCAGCTTATTTTAATAAAGTAACAGATTGTGGATGTTTTGGAGATGCTTTGCCATTAACGCCTTGGCAGTCTTTTTATAAAGATGCTTTTCTATTAGTGTTGATATTAATTCTGTTCTTCAACCCGAAATTGATTACTCCAATTTTAGTGCCTGCATCTCATAGATGGGTGATTTTCTTGGCATTTATGTTAAGTTTCCTTTTTGGATATTACGTGTTAATGCATTTGCCACTTATAGATTTTAGAGCCTATAAAATTGGGAATAACATTCAAGAACAATTGGTTCTCCCACAAGATGCGCAGAAAGCGGAAGTGGAGTATAGATGGAAATTTATTCAGAATGGAGAAGAGGTAGTGATAAAAAATAATGGCATTTATCCGCAAGTTAAAGGTGAATATTTAGGAGTGGAAACCAAGGTTATAAAAGAAGGAGATCTACCGGCTATTCCATATTTTAAGATCGAGAAGAATGGAAAAGATCGTACATACGAATTTTTAGCAGAAGAAAAGCTAATAATGATCGTTGCGTATAATTTAAGAAATACTGAAACTCAAGGTTATAAAGAAATAAAGCTACTTACAGATAGCGCTTTAAGAAACGGATATACCGTGATTGGCCTTACAGCTTCCGGAAAAGACAAGCAAGAAGAATTAATTGAGAAGTTCGACCTCGGATTCGAATTTTATCAGTCTGATGAAACTGGATTGAAGGCGATAGTTAGATCTAATCCTGGAATATTGGTACTCACCAAAGGAACCATCACTCAAAAGAAACACTGGTTTGATGCCGCAGAAATTGGATTGTAA
- a CDS encoding DUF4293 domain-containing protein, which yields MLQRIQSVYLLIAALLSGVLIFFVSLWSNEAGEPTYVEDVMLALGVFLGSAILSFITIFLFNNRKLQFILGRINIILNFFLLGVFVYWSLTVPGEMEISEKGIGMFIPILSIVFLVLANKAIQKDEDLVKSVDRLR from the coding sequence ATGTTACAACGAATACAATCTGTTTACTTATTAATTGCCGCGTTATTAAGTGGGGTGTTAATATTTTTTGTTTCTTTGTGGAGCAATGAGGCTGGAGAGCCTACATATGTTGAAGATGTTATGCTGGCTCTGGGCGTATTTTTAGGGTCTGCCATCTTATCGTTCATCACCATATTTTTATTTAATAATAGAAAGCTTCAATTTATCTTGGGGCGTATCAATATAATTTTAAACTTTTTTTTGCTAGGAGTTTTTGTGTATTGGTCTCTAACTGTACCTGGAGAGATGGAAATCTCTGAGAAAGGTATTGGGATGTTTATTCCTATTCTTTCTATCGTTTTTTTAGTGTTAGCCAATAAAGCTATCCAAAAGGATGAAGATCTTGTAAAATCTGTAGACCGGTTACGATAA
- a CDS encoding ABC transporter ATP-binding protein, giving the protein MASATGNAFDFTLFKRLIRYTNPYKWTFYFVGFAAVLLSFFAVFRPYLLQITIDDSIVPKDNDNLVYYISLMLIALMLEVIFQFCFIYFANWLGQEVIRDLRVNLFKHMLQFKMKYYDKSAVGRLVTRAVSDIETIASIFSEGLFMIASDLLKMIVVLGFMFYNSWQLTLLVLLVLPFILYATRVFQKKMKIAFEDVRNQVANLNTFVQERITGMKIVQLFTREQTEYDNFKEINDKHRKAWVKTVWYNSIFFPIAEMSTSITIGLIVWYGGLRVVESDALSLGIIIMFIELAQMLFRPLRQIADKFNTLQMGMVAANRVFAILDTDAIIKNEGTIEIKNLKGNIEFKDVRFGYIEDEEVLKGVSFKANAGDTIAIVGSTGAGKTTIINLLNRFYEINSGQILTDDIDITKITLQSLRSEIAVVLQNVFLFADTILNNITLHNPNVTEQDVINAAKEIGVHDFINSLPNGYHYNVKERGVMLSSGQRQLISFLRAYVSNPSILILDEATSSIDSYSEQLIQDATDKITEGRTSIVIAHRLATIKKADKIIVMDAGQIVEMGTHKELLQVQGGFYKNLYEVQFMAEESI; this is encoded by the coding sequence ATGGCATCAGCAACAGGAAATGCTTTTGATTTTACACTTTTCAAAAGATTAATAAGATATACAAATCCCTACAAATGGACTTTTTATTTTGTAGGATTTGCGGCAGTTTTATTGTCATTTTTCGCGGTTTTTAGACCGTATCTTTTACAGATCACCATAGATGATTCTATAGTGCCTAAAGACAATGATAATTTGGTGTATTACATCTCTTTGATGTTGATAGCGCTTATGTTGGAAGTGATCTTTCAGTTCTGTTTTATTTATTTTGCAAACTGGTTGGGCCAAGAGGTAATTCGAGATCTCCGGGTGAATCTTTTCAAGCATATGCTTCAATTTAAAATGAAGTATTATGATAAATCTGCTGTAGGTAGATTGGTAACCAGAGCTGTGAGCGACATCGAGACCATTGCAAGCATTTTCAGCGAAGGTCTTTTTATGATTGCTAGTGATCTTTTAAAAATGATTGTTGTCTTAGGTTTTATGTTCTATAATAGCTGGCAACTAACACTTTTGGTGCTATTAGTACTTCCTTTCATATTATATGCTACCAGAGTGTTTCAAAAGAAAATGAAGATCGCTTTTGAAGATGTAAGAAATCAAGTAGCAAATCTAAACACCTTTGTGCAGGAAAGAATTACCGGGATGAAAATCGTTCAGCTCTTTACAAGAGAGCAGACAGAGTATGATAATTTTAAAGAGATCAATGATAAGCATAGAAAAGCATGGGTTAAAACCGTGTGGTATAACTCTATATTTTTCCCAATTGCAGAAATGTCTACTTCTATTACCATTGGTCTTATTGTTTGGTACGGTGGTTTAAGAGTGGTAGAAAGTGATGCGCTTAGTTTGGGTATCATTATTATGTTTATTGAACTGGCTCAAATGTTGTTTAGACCTTTACGCCAAATAGCAGATAAGTTTAATACCCTTCAAATGGGGATGGTTGCCGCTAATCGTGTATTTGCAATATTAGATACAGATGCTATTATTAAAAATGAAGGTACTATCGAGATTAAAAATCTTAAAGGTAATATTGAATTTAAAGACGTGCGTTTTGGGTATATAGAAGATGAAGAAGTGCTTAAAGGAGTTTCATTTAAAGCAAATGCCGGAGATACTATAGCGATAGTGGGTTCTACAGGGGCCGGAAAGACAACTATTATTAATCTGCTGAATAGATTCTATGAAATTAATAGCGGACAAATTCTTACTGATGATATTGATATCACTAAAATTACGCTGCAATCTCTAAGATCTGAAATTGCTGTGGTGCTGCAAAATGTTTTCTTGTTTGCAGATACTATTTTAAATAATATCACCCTTCATAACCCAAATGTTACTGAGCAGGACGTTATTAATGCTGCTAAAGAAATAGGGGTGCACGATTTTATTAACTCTCTTCCAAACGGATATCATTATAACGTGAAGGAAAGAGGGGTAATGCTATCTTCTGGGCAAAGACAATTAATCTCTTTCTTAAGAGCTTATGTGAGTAATCCTAGTATTCTTATCCTAGATGAAGCTACCTCGTCTATAGATTCTTATAGTGAGCAGTTAATACAGGATGCTACAGATAAGATCACAGAGGGCAGAACATCCATTGTAATTGCACACAGGTTGGCTACTATTAAAAAAGCAGACAAAATTATAGTTATGGATGCTGGGCAAATTGTAGAAATGGGAACACATAAAGAATTACTTCAGGTACAAGGTGGTTTTTACAAAAATCTATATGAGGTGCAATTTATGGCAGAAGAGTCTATATAA
- the truA gene encoding tRNA pseudouridine(38-40) synthase TruA, with translation MRYFVELAYNGKAYHGWQNQPDAISVQETLEKALFTLLQVETPVVGAGRTDAGVHATQYFAHFDADSLGDLQDWVYKLNSVLPPDIAVYDLFKVTDQAHARFNAVSRSYQYHIVLRKDPFNFDAAHYVKNPLDVQKMNKAASTLMNYVDFKCFSKSKTDVNTYNCTITHAAWRKEGDKLVFYITANRFLRNMVRAIVGTLLDIGLGKTAEHRLDEIIESRDRQNAGTSVPAKGLYLTEIEYPTSILIK, from the coding sequence TTGAGATATTTTGTAGAACTAGCATATAATGGAAAGGCGTATCATGGTTGGCAAAACCAGCCAGATGCTATTTCTGTTCAGGAAACTTTAGAGAAGGCATTGTTCACCTTATTGCAGGTGGAAACCCCTGTGGTAGGAGCTGGGCGTACAGATGCGGGCGTCCATGCTACGCAATATTTCGCTCATTTTGATGCAGATTCTCTTGGAGATCTTCAGGATTGGGTGTATAAATTAAATTCTGTATTACCACCTGATATTGCGGTGTATGATTTGTTTAAAGTTACCGACCAAGCTCATGCTCGGTTTAACGCAGTTAGTAGAAGTTATCAATATCATATAGTGCTTCGTAAAGATCCATTTAATTTTGATGCAGCTCATTACGTGAAGAATCCTTTGGATGTACAGAAGATGAATAAGGCGGCAAGCACCCTTATGAACTATGTAGATTTTAAATGTTTTTCCAAATCTAAGACAGACGTTAATACTTATAACTGTACGATAACTCATGCAGCTTGGAGGAAAGAAGGCGATAAGCTAGTGTTTTATATCACTGCCAATCGTTTTTTGAGAAATATGGTGAGAGCCATTGTAGGGACTTTGCTTGATATTGGTCTTGGCAAAACAGCAGAACATAGGCTTGATGAAATAATTGAGAGTCGAGACAGGCAAAATGCAGGAACTTCGGTGCCTGCTAAAGGTTTGTATTTAACAGAAATTGAATATCCAACATCTATTTTAATTAAATAA
- the tpiA gene encoding triose-phosphate isomerase, with translation MRKNIVAGNWKMNNDLAETQELLSHLKMQLVKEPKADVYVAPSYISLFSAFESLKGTAIEVAAQNMHFAENGAYTGEISAKMLKSVGVKTVILGHSERRAYFNETDELLAKKVDAALENEMTVIFCFGEELKDRKADQHFEVVKNQLENGIFHISKDACKNVILAYEPVWAIGTGETASPEQAQEIHAYVRKMLTEKFGETIAQDVSILYGGSVKPDNAKDIFGKEDVDGGLIGGASLNAVDFLAIVNSFE, from the coding sequence ATGAGAAAGAATATTGTTGCCGGAAACTGGAAAATGAATAATGATCTTGCCGAAACTCAGGAATTATTATCGCACTTAAAAATGCAATTGGTAAAAGAGCCTAAAGCAGATGTTTATGTAGCACCATCTTATATAAGTTTATTTAGTGCTTTTGAATCGCTAAAAGGAACCGCTATAGAGGTAGCCGCACAGAACATGCATTTTGCAGAGAACGGAGCTTACACAGGTGAAATTTCTGCAAAAATGTTGAAAAGTGTAGGAGTAAAGACAGTAATTCTGGGTCATAGTGAGCGTCGTGCTTATTTTAATGAAACCGATGAATTGTTGGCAAAGAAGGTAGATGCTGCTTTAGAAAATGAAATGACGGTGATCTTTTGTTTTGGTGAAGAATTAAAAGATAGAAAAGCAGACCAACATTTTGAGGTGGTAAAAAATCAATTAGAAAATGGTATTTTTCATATTTCTAAAGATGCTTGTAAAAATGTGATCTTAGCCTATGAACCGGTTTGGGCAATAGGAACAGGAGAAACAGCATCTCCAGAACAAGCTCAGGAAATTCATGCCTACGTTAGAAAAATGCTTACAGAAAAATTTGGTGAGACCATCGCGCAAGATGTTTCCATTTTGTATGGAGGAAGTGTAAAGCCAGATAATGCTAAAGATATCTTTGGTAAAGAAGATGTTGATGGAGGACTTATTGGTGGTGCCAGCTTAAATGCAGTGGACTTTTTAGCTATTGTAAATTCTTTTGAATAA
- the prmA gene encoding 50S ribosomal protein L11 methyltransferase has translation MNYLEFQFKIEPLQPASEILIAELGNVGFESFVENEEGITAYIQVNEFQEGSLKDIYVLNSDEFEISYTTSEIEQVNWNSEWEKNFNPIIVDNKCSVRAPFHVKPETEFDIVIEPKMSFGTGHHATTHMMLQHILKDDWRDLSVLDMGCGTGVLAILAGMKGANPIDAIDIDNWCYLNTMENVERNNANNISVYEGTAALLEGRSYDRIIANINRNILLEDISVYSQCLKSGGKLYLSGFYVEDIPMIEKECNANNLNIEATLDRENWAAVSFTKV, from the coding sequence ATGAATTACTTAGAATTTCAGTTCAAAATAGAACCGCTTCAACCTGCTTCAGAGATCCTGATCGCAGAATTAGGAAATGTTGGTTTTGAGAGCTTTGTAGAAAATGAAGAAGGGATTACTGCCTATATTCAGGTTAACGAATTTCAAGAAGGATCATTAAAAGATATATATGTTCTAAATTCCGACGAATTTGAAATAAGTTATACTACTTCAGAAATCGAGCAAGTGAATTGGAACAGTGAGTGGGAGAAGAACTTTAACCCAATTATAGTAGATAATAAATGTTCTGTTCGAGCTCCATTTCATGTAAAGCCAGAAACTGAATTTGATATAGTTATAGAGCCTAAAATGTCTTTTGGAACCGGCCATCATGCAACTACGCATATGATGCTTCAGCATATCTTAAAAGATGATTGGAGAGATCTGTCTGTGTTAGACATGGGCTGTGGAACAGGAGTTTTGGCAATACTTGCAGGGATGAAAGGTGCTAATCCTATAGATGCAATAGATATAGATAATTGGTGTTATCTAAATACGATGGAAAATGTGGAGCGCAACAATGCCAATAACATATCTGTTTATGAAGGTACGGCAGCGCTTTTAGAAGGTAGATCTTATGATAGAATTATAGCTAATATCAATAGAAATATATTATTAGAAGATATAAGTGTCTATTCACAATGTTTAAAATCTGGAGGAAAATTATATTTAAGCGGATTTTATGTGGAAGATATTCCAATGATAGAGAAAGAGTGCAATGCTAATAATTTAAATATAGAGGCAACACTGGATAGAGAAAATTGGGCTGCAGTAAGTTTTACTAAGGTTTAA
- the folP gene encoding dihydropteroate synthase, with amino-acid sequence MTINCKGTLIDLTTPKVMGILNLTPDSFYSESRKDSEESLLVSAEKMLNEGATFLDLGGYSSRPGATDISTAEELERVIPAITSILKNFPETLLSIDTFRSEVAEKCLDAGAAIINDISGGHLDNKMLTLIAKYQSPYIAMHMRGNPRTMKDLTDYKDLTQDVIYYFSEIINKTKALGINDVIIDPGFGFSKNIAQNFELLGKLELLKNLDLPILAGLSRKSTIYKTLECSAEDALNGTTVLNTIAITKGANILRVHDAKEAMEVVKLTSLLPN; translated from the coding sequence ATGACAATTAACTGTAAAGGCACCCTTATAGATCTCACTACGCCAAAAGTAATGGGAATACTAAACTTAACTCCAGATTCCTTCTATTCTGAAAGCAGAAAAGATTCAGAAGAAAGTTTATTGGTATCTGCTGAAAAAATGCTGAATGAAGGAGCTACTTTTTTAGACCTGGGAGGCTATAGTAGTAGACCAGGTGCAACAGATATTAGTACAGCCGAGGAATTAGAACGCGTTATTCCTGCAATAACATCTATACTTAAAAACTTTCCGGAAACTCTTTTATCTATAGATACTTTTAGAAGTGAGGTTGCTGAAAAATGCCTTGATGCCGGAGCAGCAATAATTAACGATATCTCTGGCGGACATCTAGATAATAAGATGCTAACTTTAATTGCTAAATATCAATCACCTTACATCGCAATGCATATGAGGGGTAATCCAAGAACCATGAAAGATCTTACAGATTATAAGGATCTAACTCAGGATGTGATCTACTACTTTTCAGAAATAATAAATAAAACAAAAGCACTAGGAATTAACGATGTAATAATAGATCCGGGCTTTGGATTTTCAAAGAATATTGCTCAAAATTTTGAATTACTTGGTAAGCTCGAACTTTTAAAAAATCTAGATCTTCCAATTCTTGCTGGATTATCTAGAAAGTCTACTATTTATAAGACTTTAGAATGCAGCGCTGAAGACGCTTTAAACGGCACGACAGTCTTAAACACTATAGCTATTACCAAAGGTGCAAATATTTTGAGAGTGCATGATGCAAAGGAAGCTATGGAAGTTGTGAAATTAACATCTCTTCTGCCAAACTAA
- a CDS encoding ATP-dependent Clp protease adaptor ClpS has product MSTKEEVLERVKTSTKKQQNYEIVLFNDDHNTFDHVIETLITTCEHTAEQAEQCAILVHYKGKCTVKTGDYKDLKPRCSKLLDAGLSAEIMG; this is encoded by the coding sequence ATGAGCACGAAAGAAGAAGTATTGGAAAGAGTAAAGACCAGTACAAAAAAGCAACAGAATTACGAGATCGTTCTATTTAATGATGATCATAACACCTTTGATCATGTTATAGAAACACTGATCACTACTTGTGAGCATACCGCAGAGCAAGCAGAGCAATGTGCAATTTTAGTACATTATAAAGGGAAATGTACCGTAAAGACAGGAGATTATAAAGATCTTAAACCTAGATGCTCTAAATTATTAGATGCGGGTTTAAGTGCTGAAATAATGGGGTAA
- a CDS encoding metallophosphoesterase family protein, whose protein sequence is MKKILLLSDTHSHIDDRILFYAEQADEVWHAGDIGLISVTDQLKKVKPLRAVFGNIDDHEVRKEFPLNQRFFCEGVDVWITHIGGYPNKYSPAVKEEIKINPPKLFISGHSHILKVMNDKNLNLLHMNPGAAGKHGFHKKRTMLRFKIEGERIFDLEVIELE, encoded by the coding sequence TTGAAGAAGATCTTATTATTAAGCGATACCCATAGCCATATAGATGACAGAATATTATTTTATGCAGAACAGGCAGATGAGGTCTGGCATGCAGGAGATATAGGATTAATTTCTGTTACAGACCAACTTAAAAAAGTAAAGCCTCTACGCGCCGTTTTCGGGAATATTGATGATCATGAAGTAAGAAAAGAGTTTCCATTAAATCAACGATTTTTTTGTGAAGGAGTAGATGTGTGGATCACCCATATTGGTGGATATCCCAATAAATATTCTCCAGCTGTAAAAGAGGAGATCAAAATTAATCCACCTAAATTATTTATCTCTGGGCACTCTCATATTCTGAAGGTAATGAATGATAAAAATTTAAACTTATTGCATATGAATCCGGGCGCAGCAGGAAAACACGGATTTCATAAAAAGAGAACTATGCTTAGATTTAAAATTGAAGGAGAGCGAATTTTTGATCTCGAAGTGATAGAGCTGGAATAA
- the rho gene encoding transcription termination factor Rho, which yields MFEISELKAKKLPELQDIAKSLNVPKYRTQKKLDLVYQILDYQAANPNKVKEVLNDDTTASKPISNEKTDEKPVKSKIGSERKPAKKREENQVKPEQNNKPDNVTEAKKPAPVKSSEKKNEGAKAKEEVKKPTEKSHSPRRDDKNGNSNSNSNSNSSRDRDNNRNSRDNSRDNNREPRKDTRNQGNKDQNHNTNSGNNSNSPKNNGNRDNRNRYREPDYEFDAIIESEGVLDIMQDNYGFLRSSDYNYLSSPDDIYVSQSQIRLFGLKTGDTVLGQIRPPKEGEKYFPLIKITKINGLDPQVVRDRISFEHLTPLFPKEKFNLAERESTVSTRIIDLFSPIGKGQRGMIVSQPKTGKTMLLKDIANAIAANHPEVYQIILLIDERPEEVTDMQRNVKGEVVASTFDREAHEHVRVANIVLEKAKRMVECGHDVVILLDSITRLARAYNTVQPASGKVLSGGVDANALHKPKRFFGAARNIENGGSLSIIATALTDTGSKMDEVIFEEFKGTGNMELQLDRKIANRRIFPAIDLTSSSTRRDDLLLDENTLQRMWVMRKYLSDMNPVEAMEFINQRFKQTKNNEEFLLSMNG from the coding sequence ATGTTTGAAATTTCAGAATTAAAAGCTAAGAAGTTACCTGAGCTTCAAGACATTGCCAAATCTTTGAATGTCCCAAAATATCGCACTCAAAAGAAATTAGATCTAGTATATCAAATTCTAGACTATCAAGCAGCAAACCCTAATAAGGTAAAAGAAGTTTTAAACGATGATACTACTGCTTCTAAACCTATCAGTAATGAAAAGACAGACGAAAAGCCTGTAAAATCTAAAATAGGTTCAGAACGTAAACCAGCTAAAAAGCGCGAGGAAAATCAGGTTAAACCGGAGCAAAATAATAAGCCAGATAATGTAACAGAAGCCAAAAAACCAGCTCCTGTAAAATCTTCAGAAAAGAAGAACGAAGGCGCAAAAGCTAAAGAAGAAGTAAAAAAGCCTACCGAAAAATCTCATTCTCCTAGAAGAGATGATAAGAATGGAAATTCTAATTCGAACTCTAATTCTAATTCCAGTAGAGATAGAGACAATAACAGAAATTCCAGAGATAACAGTAGAGACAATAATAGAGAGCCGCGAAAAGATACTCGTAACCAAGGCAATAAAGATCAAAATCATAACACCAATTCTGGGAATAATTCTAATTCTCCAAAGAATAATGGTAACCGTGATAATAGAAACCGTTACCGCGAGCCAGATTATGAATTTGATGCAATTATAGAAAGTGAAGGAGTACTGGATATTATGCAAGACAACTATGGTTTTCTTCGCTCTTCAGATTATAATTACCTTTCTTCACCAGATGATATTTATGTATCTCAATCTCAAATTAGATTATTTGGTCTAAAAACAGGAGATACTGTACTTGGGCAAATTAGACCTCCAAAAGAAGGAGAGAAATATTTCCCACTTATAAAAATTACCAAGATTAATGGTCTAGATCCACAAGTTGTAAGGGACAGGATCTCTTTTGAACATTTAACCCCTCTTTTTCCGAAAGAGAAATTTAATTTAGCAGAAAGAGAAAGTACCGTTTCTACAAGAATTATAGACTTGTTCTCCCCAATTGGAAAAGGACAACGTGGAATGATTGTTTCTCAACCTAAAACGGGAAAAACGATGTTACTAAAAGACATCGCTAATGCCATTGCAGCAAATCATCCCGAAGTTTACCAAATCATTCTATTAATAGATGAGCGACCAGAAGAAGTTACAGACATGCAGCGCAATGTTAAGGGAGAAGTTGTTGCTTCTACTTTTGACCGTGAAGCCCATGAACATGTAAGAGTTGCTAATATTGTGCTTGAAAAAGCTAAAAGAATGGTGGAATGCGGACATGATGTAGTAATCTTACTAGATTCTATTACCAGATTGGCAAGAGCTTACAATACAGTGCAGCCAGCAAGTGGTAAAGTGTTGAGTGGTGGTGTAGATGCTAATGCTTTACATAAGCCTAAACGTTTCTTTGGTGCAGCCAGAAATATAGAAAATGGAGGTTCTCTTTCTATTATTGCTACGGCACTTACAGATACAGGTTCTAAAATGGATGAAGTTATCTTTGAGGAATTTAAAGGTACTGGAAACATGGAACTTCAATTAGATAGAAAAATTGCAAACAGAAGAATTTTCCCTGCTATAGACCTTACATCTTCTAGTACACGTCGTGATGATCTTTTATTAGACGAGAACACTTTGCAACGTATGTGGGTAATGAGAAAGTATCTTTCTGATATGAATCCTGTAGAAGCAATGGAATTCATCAACCAGAGATTTAAACAAACTAAGAATAACGAAGAATTTCTACTTTCTATGAACGGCTAG
- a CDS encoding DUF1599 domain-containing protein, producing the protein MKDTSKQYDAVVEICRSLFSNKMRDYGSAWRILRLPSLTDQIFIKAQRIRGLQENEVRKVDEDEIPEFIGIINYAIMALIQLEKGIAAQPDLSLKEAISFYDKHISETKSLMENKNHDYGEAWREMRISSLTDLILQKLLRVKQIENNKGKTLVSEGLDANYQDMINYAIFALILLEEEEA; encoded by the coding sequence ATGAAGGATACTTCAAAACAATATGATGCGGTAGTAGAAATATGTCGCTCTTTGTTTTCAAATAAAATGAGAGATTATGGAAGTGCTTGGAGAATTTTAAGACTTCCTTCTCTAACCGATCAAATTTTTATTAAAGCGCAACGCATTCGTGGACTTCAGGAAAACGAGGTTAGAAAAGTGGATGAAGATGAAATTCCTGAATTTATTGGGATCATTAATTACGCTATCATGGCGCTTATTCAATTAGAGAAGGGAATCGCTGCACAACCAGATCTTTCTTTAAAAGAGGCAATTTCGTTTTATGATAAACATATTTCTGAGACTAAATCCTTGATGGAAAATAAGAATCATGATTATGGAGAAGCTTGGAGAGAGATGAGAATTAGTTCTCTTACAGATCTAATCCTTCAGAAATTATTAAGAGTTAAGCAAATTGAAAATAATAAAGGAAAGACTTTGGTAAGTGAAGGTTTGGATGCTAATTATCAAGACATGATTAATTATGCCATCTTCGCCTTAATCCTTTTGGAGGAAGAGGAGGCTTAA